One genomic window of Vibrio rhizosphaerae includes the following:
- the sspB gene encoding ClpXP protease specificity-enhancing factor, producing MTPRRPYMLRAFYDWLLENDLTPHLVVDATLPGVRVPVEFIQDGQIILNIAPRAVGNLELGNDVLTFNARFGGRPHSVIVPIFAVQAIYARENGAGTMFEPEDSYIQQLEQAQEQEEEELQNIEVVETTVADDSVSSDEPSRPRGKPSLRVIK from the coding sequence ATGACGCCTCGACGCCCGTATATGCTGCGGGCCTTTTATGACTGGTTATTAGAAAACGATTTGACTCCTCATTTGGTGGTTGACGCAACGCTTCCTGGTGTTCGGGTTCCTGTCGAATTTATTCAGGATGGGCAGATTATTCTGAACATTGCCCCAAGGGCTGTCGGGAATCTTGAGTTAGGCAATGACGTGCTTACGTTTAACGCTCGTTTTGGCGGTCGCCCTCATTCTGTCATTGTTCCCATTTTCGCAGTTCAGGCAATTTATGCGCGAGAAAATGGTGCCGGAACAATGTTTGAGCCGGAAGATTCATATATTCAGCAACTTGAACAAGCTCAAGAGCAGGAAGAGGAAGAGCTGCAAAATATTGAAGTTGTAGAAACAACAGTCGCTGATGATTCGGTTTCTTCTGATGAGCCTTCCCGGCCTCGGGGAAAACCGAGCCTGAGAGTAATAAAATAG